CAATTCATAAAGTGTACCAATGCCTTTCAAATGATTTGGTATCATGCTGATAATGTTGCAACTGAGACTTCAAAATATTTAGCTCATTAGAAGGAAAGTCAAGGGGATAAAACTTCTCTGCTAACTTACTCAAAGTCAAAAGCTCTTTTGTTTGCTCATTAAATCTACTATTCAACTCTTGTATTTGAGAGTCAATTGTTGCTAAGAATATATCTATTTGATAATGATGCTCAACTATCACACTTGGTTGAcgagatcgacctcttccaaaaaCATATTGTGCACTCATATTAGGGACTTCAATTTCATGCTTTTCACAAAAATCTTTAACATTTGCAAGAAAAGTGCACCATCCACCATCTCTTAATTGTTGAAGAAGTAACTTTGATGTAGAAACAATATGCATTGCATTAAGAATATCTTGAGATTGTTGTTGTAGTGCTTGGCAAAGAACATTAGTGATTCCCATAATCTCTTTCATCAAGTGCAAAgtgaaaacaaattcaaatgaCAATAATATTTTACTAACACCATAAGCCTCACCTCTGTGCATAAGTTGTCCCGTCTTCAATGATATTATTGAGAACAATGTTGGTAGTAGTAAACATTTTTACCAAACtgcaaatagaattaaagtgagagCTCCATCGAGTATCCCCAGCTCTTTGTAAAGTGCTTATTTGATTCACACCTTTGCCTGTTTCTAATTCATTTTGAGCAACCAAGTTTGCATTTTCAATTGCTTGAGCTTCTTGTAATTGATCATGTCTTTTTGAAGAAGCACTAACAATAGTGACAATAGAGTTTAATTGAGTAAAAAATTCATGAATTTGAAGTACCTCTCTTGAAGCTGCCACCAATGCTAATTGTAATCTATGAACAAAACAATGTACATAGTATGCTTGTGGATAATCTTTAAGAAACAAAGCTTGCAAACCATTCCACTCACCCCGCATGTTGCTAGTACCATCATACCCCTGACCCCTAATATTTTCAACTTGGAGATTATAATGAGAAAGGACAGAAATCAATTCTTTCTTTAAAGTTGTTGCACAAGTATCAGTGACATGCACAAGATCAAAGAATCTCTCTTTAACAAAACCATCTAGAGTAACAAATCTCAAAACAATGGCCATTTTCTCCTTTTTAGATTCATCTCTAGCTTCATCAACAATAATACAAAATTTGGCATCTCCAATCTCTTCTCTAATTGAATTTCTCACCTTAGTAGCAAGAATATGTAGAATTTCTTTTTGGACATCATTTGAAGTATACTTAGCATTTTTTGGAGCATTTTCCAAAACATTCTTTTTCACTCTTTCATTGTAAGATCCCAAAAATTTCAACATTTCCAAAAAGTTACCTCTGTTGCTTGAACTTTGGCTTTCATCATGTCCTCTGTATGCGCAACCTTGAAATGTCAACCATCTAATGCAATCTATAGATGCTCCTAGTCGAATTCGATTCTTTTCAATCTCTTCTGATGTTTGCTTATGAAGAAGTCTGTCGATATGTTGTGATTGTTTCATCAAATCATCACATGATTTCAACACTTTATGATGGAATGAGTTGGGACCTTTGCCAATGTGATTCAAAAGAGCACATTCTTTTTTACTATTTACTTTCTTCCAATTTCTGAAACCATTCTCAATAAAATCATTTGAACCGGTATTGATTGAAGGttccttagcaaaaagaaagcacaGAAAATAATATATAGCATCATCTTCTATAGAATATTCTAACCAAGATGGGAACAATTTAAACCATGAAGCTTGAAAGCAACGATGACTTTTATCACCAGAAAATGGATCATTATCAAGAATTGGTTAATTTGGCCCAACTTTAATATAAGCCCGACGGATTTCATCTCTTTTATTTGGAGGAAACTTCCAAATCATTGGTTGCATTCCAGGATCTCTTTCCAAACAAAAAACACCCAGTTGATTTGGAAGAAGTCGTGGACGCTTTGAGCTATTCAATGGAGAACTTGAAGTAATGAAATTTGATGACCCCTCAAGTATTGGAGTAGTAATAGTAGAAGCATCTTCATTCTGttgatcttttcttttaaaaaatgtatcaatggTTTTGAACTTACTCATAATTCAAATGGCCAAATAAGTtcctataattaaaaatatatttagcaAATAGTAATAAAttaagtaaataactaaatatataaaaaacataaaaaattagaCAAGActgacagaaaaataataaaaaaatataaaaaaattacaatgctAGATTAAATACAATTCATTTGTTCTATTTTTTATGACTATGTCTCTTTATTATTAGTTGATTTAGTTCAATAATTTTcttgaaataaaaaaagaataaaaatagaacCTTTTTTGAGAAAGAGGAGTGAAGAATCATTTGTTGAACtactatctttttttttaatctacaaaaaaaaaaaagaagagtcaAAGaggtaaaagataagaagattaaagagataaagaagaagaagaataggaaAAGTTGTTACCTGAAATTTTGGAAAGTGAAGGTGTCAAGGCGGGAAGGGGGAGACTTGTTGTACGAACAAAATGGGAGGATTGAGGAGAGGTTGGGAAATAAAAAAAGGGGATGGGGAATGGGCTTTTGGGCTGGGTTTTTTGTATGAATTAAAAAGGGGGTTGGGAaagttatggaaaaaaaaaaaggaaggggGCTGGGAAAGTTATGGAACAAAAAGAGAGGGGCTGGGAAATAAAAAAGGAGGGactagattatttttttttttaaataaaaattaaagttttggGGGAGGCCATTGCCCCCCTTTAGTTATATGTACCTCCGCCCCtgatatataataagcttagtcaaaataatgaaatcttccaagaaatttatctatagagcaccccaattgatttgaaaaaaaaaagtttttttgaacttgcttgaactatacattgtggaacatggtttttgagctaagaacacataagcatgtgagtttcgAGACTAGTTTTGTAGTTACATCATATAActactattttcattcttgtgtgtattattctctttctatgattgtaatctttgatttgtttgattctttatgtctattattctgtgtatgaatgcatttatatgattgaggccttcatttcatttagcttacttacccaaatggccttacccttttatccatctttgttaaccaactttgagcctatgattaatccccttttgtttttaattttagcacattacaagtcttaaaagggaaaacaataaatgtccttcatttgaatctttgattagcttagctagtgagtgtgtgtatcatttaagtgtgagaaatttgggaacattgggtgACATAAgagtgtatttttgtatttttgggaattgggtacatactcatgcattaaatgtttaaatcatatgcattgatgctcttgtatatattctagtttgaaaagaaaaaaatgtctatataaaagaaagaaaaaaacagaaaaagaaaaagaaagcaataaaaggggacaaaataccccaaagtaaagtaataatagcaatgcatatgagatgTGAAgtgaaaagagaatgcatgagtgtgtgaaaaagtgaagaatgggtagttaggtcgCATTAGATTtgaataggttgtcataggttaggtggaaagcttaagttaatcaaagattcaaatttcaagctcacttggccatatgtatccttaccttgaccctagccccattacaacccatggataagtcctcatgatatttgtatgcatgcattgaataattgttgattgttagatgaaaaacaaatcttagaaagcatgattagaggagaattgagtgaatcaaccttatacacttgagtgacttgagcggatacacatccgatgAGGATTCgcttgctcaattacatgttttcacttatgatcatctcttttcttacaagtttgtaaaatcttttcaataactcaattcaattgtgggtttgatgtGATTGCTATTGTTGTACCCttgtgttcatatatgtattcttgggaattgatttattttgaccaagtagttgcattcatttagaaatattgcatgtaggtagattgcatatagatagtttacattgaataaatgttgataccctttgtctctttcttgagtttagcatgaggacatgcttagtttaagtgtggatatgtttgataaacctcaattttgtggtttatcttgtgttgaatttaggggattttatcaacttatcccacatttattcaatgaaatagcatgcttttgtaattctccccAAATTTGTGctcaagagtgaaaacatgctttttaggccttaaaatagctaaatctaattcacttTAATTACATTTGATTCCTTGAtattttgttgagtgatttcaggttcataaggcaaggaatggatggaagaggtgaagaaaaaagtatgcaaagtggagaattcatgaagaaatgagcatttggagaggACATTCATGGCCACGAgcacgcgtcatccatgcatacgcgtgaggaggaattcgcaaggcgacgcgcacgcgtcgaccacgcgcacgcgtgatgttggtcacgtgacctcattaaaggtaatacgctgggggcgatttctgagccatccaggcccaaatccaactcatttctgaggctatttcatacagaattcaagaggaaacaagggggagcaattagattagtgTAGGaccatgctttaggtagttttctagagagagaagctccctcttctctctagaattaggttagaattagggtttttaggttaatttttctcttagatctaggtttaatttcatgttttcatcgtatttttttacaatttcttgttcttacatctttgatattcttagttctcttgttaatttccctttttatgcctctttttatgttgatgcactcttgttggatttggatttccttttaatgtaatttatgttttatgtttctttgatgtttaattgagttgttattgttgattccttgaattgggtagttgtagattttttATTCTTGCAAATTcatgatgctttccttttatgccttccaagtgtttgacaaaatgcttggttggatgttagagtagcatTTTttaagcattcttggcttggaaagagaaattaggcaatcttgagtcattaatacccaactcatgttggtgatctagggttgttagttaatcttgtttctattgactctaatctcttgctaattcaattagtaagttgattaggacttttgaattgagattaactagtcttatttgactttctctcaaatgtgaagataacattgtatcTTCTTCCGATGTTAGGGATaacgaaataggattagctcttgttaatcattatatgataattaatgactaggatagaaagcctatattctcaatccttgccatgaatgtctccctttattattttctttatttagttgTTTGCTTTACATCTCttaccatttattttcttgcacttttaaCAACCCAACCCCCtctaatctcataaccaataattgagcacttgattgtgattcctaggaagaacgacccgagactaatactctcggttattttttttgggttggacttgtgacaaccaaaattaaactttgatttgaggatcgattGTCGATTTGGGCTATGCTCAtaacgaaattattttgttaaatttccaACCAGTATAAATCCTCATTATCAGGTAGCAATACATGCCATATCCTCCTCTATGACATTGGATACATCGTATTGTCTAGATGCATCTCAAGGTTTGTTGCATTCCCCCTGAACACTATATCCATTAGCATGTGCATGCTGACCCGCTCCACTCGATGTACCCACATCCAAGTCATTGTCTAGGCTGTCGATGCCTCGCTCCTATCCGAGCACGGCTATCCATATGCCGAAGATTAAGAGCATCAGCAGAAAGCATCAAGTGAATGCCCTGTGGGTACGTCATGGGTAACACTATCGCTTGTCACAAAGGCTCGAACGGTCTCTCTATGAAGAGCACTGCAATACAACCTTTATCAGCCACCATTTATCCTCCAATCTGAAGGCCAATGTAAATAGTCCGTCAATATTTACCGACGACTTCGGTATATGTTGTGCACCGCCAATCTATCAAATAACTTGATCTGGGTGATGGAACTCAACGAAATGATAACAAATCAGAGGCACCACTACAGTATGCACTGCGTTGTATCGTCGCTATGTACCCACTGAGTAATGATATTGTTCATCGACTGTATGTCATAAGGTGTCGCACGCACACACCCCCTCCCCCAGCGGCTTCGGTACATGCTATGCACCTCTGATCTTTCTAATGACTCAATCTTAGTAATGGAACTCGACAACTACAATAAatggtcaattttaattttaaagttaaatttttcacacaattagtggtcaattcataaataatgaagatttttatttaaaataaataaataatacaatgtccaaataaaataaaagtcaAGTACACCAAACAAATATATGAAACAATAAAACTAAAACCTAATATTTACTTATCCAGATATTCGTTGTCTTCAGTCCCGTGGCCCTAAGTTGGCGAAGAACGACCCTATGTGTATACGCAGTTCTTATACGGGGCTGAGGCAATTTCGCGTCAAACTGCATCGAGGTCGACGACTGAGACCGCGGATCCATCGGCAGCGTCCTCCCCACTTTGCTGAAACTGCTGAGTCACGGCCTCCAGTCTCTGTGTGTAGGTCTCCTGTGCAATTAACATAAGTTATTGTGTGATTATTAAGCTAAGACAGATATATAGTTAATATCTAATAATTTAATAGAAAAAGATAATCAGACATACgtttactcacataatggtcTTGAGACTGCTGATCAAGAAATCTCTCTTTGTTTTCCTTTAGCGTATGGGTGTACTTGAAAGTCTCCGCCAATGTGACCTCACGGTCCAATGACTTTGACTACACAAGTTGCACtgaattacaaaattattagagTGGCTAGTAATGATATCCAAAACAAATAACATAATGaagttattaataatattaaagaaACTACATACCAGCCTGGCCTAGTTTTCATGAAGATTGCCGAGCCGCCGGTGTACTTTCACGACCTTTCCGATGCCCTATTATCTCGGTTGGTGAGATGCTAGTGCCTAAACCCCGCATCATTCTCCCAATGAGCGAATAGACCCTTCTTTACCTCCAGTCAGAGCCAGCATGTTCAATGGTCTTGGCCGTGACGAACATCGTCCAACATCTGTTGGAGCCGCCGACTCATCCTATAGTTGAATATCTTTTGGATGGCCAAGTCGTGCTCAGTATCCCAAATGAAGTGCAGCTGCAACAACAAAGCTTTAAATTTTTTAGACAAGATAGAGGATATAAACTAGCTAAAaagaattaaaacagaaacaATGAAAGTAATTACCGCCCATTTCTCAAACCAGTGCTGCCTGGTCTCAACAGAGATCTTCATGTAGCTGGGGcggagtgataaaccccaattttgtagtttatattGTATAGAATTtgaggggttttgtcaatattttgcacacttattcacaagaattgcatggttttgtgttctcttcctaatattgcttcatgatggaaaacatgcttcttttgccttaaaattgccatattttgatcctcttttattgccattcgatgccgtgatatgtttgttgagtgatttcagagcttatagggcaagaatgacctagaagagagaaaggaagcatgcacaagtggaaggaacatgaagaattggacTTTGGAGAAATCAgcttcgacgcgcacgcgcacgcgtggatgcaaGGAGTTGAGTGTGGCACGCAAAGAATGGCGCATCGGCGTGGATTGGCAAAATCTccatcgacgtgcacgcgtgataagctgcacgtgacctcattaaaagaAATCATGCCTGACAATTTCTGAAGCTGatgaggcccaaattcaagctggttctgtaTGAAAAAGACCCAAGAATTCTAGGGGGAAAGCGGAGGATCATTCattacacacttagacacaattttagctaattttttggtttttgttcttctggagagagaaacccttgttcctctctagatgtagtttgatttgatctacccttgttgaattttgaattggattttgttgatttctagttttaattacttaatttgaatgccttagtataattttgtttagatcttgtgttagatttatgttttcatgtcaatTGCCATTTTCTACCCATTTTGTGAAccttgtgaatcttgaattgttaattttgcattgatgatttccatgattaattatgttgtttgagtgattttccATTGCTAATTGTTAGTGGGtgctttttaatttcaatttaattgcattttgaatatgtcttttagtaatgcttaccatgtgtttgatgaaatgttttctttgattatggagtagttttctttactcttggcctagtgatgagcggataatttatacgctttttggcattgtttttacatagtttttagtatgatttagttagtttttagtatatttttattagtttttaattaaatatcacatttctggactttactaggagtttgtgtatttttctgtgatttcaggtaatttctggctgaaattgagggacttgagcaaaaatctgattcagaggctgaagaaggactgcagatgctattggattctgacctccctgcactcgaaatggattttctggagctacagaaaccaaaatggcgcgctctcaattgtgttggaaagtagacatccagggcttttcagcaatatataatagtccatactttgcccgagtttagatgacgcaaactggcgttcaacgcaagaTTTCttccctattctggcgttaaacgctagaaacaagttgcaaatcagagttaaacgccagaaataggttacaacctggcatttaactccaaaagaagtctctacacatgatagcttcaatactcagtccaagcacacaccaagtgggtcccagaagtggatttctgcatcatttacttattttctgtaaccctagctactagtttagtataaaaactactgttAGTGATTTATCTTttgt
The DNA window shown above is from Arachis ipaensis cultivar K30076 chromosome B08, Araip1.1, whole genome shotgun sequence and carries:
- the LOC107610995 gene encoding zinc finger MYM-type protein 1-like; translation: MKQSQHIDRLLHKQTSEEIEKNRIRLGASIDCIRWLTFQGCAYRGHDESQSSSNRGNFLEMLKFLGSYNERVKKNVLENAPKNAKYTSNDVQKEILHILATKVRNSIREEIGDAKFCIIVDEARDESKKEKMAIVLRFVTLDGFVKERFFDLVHVTDTCATTLKKELISVLSHYNLQVENIRGQGYDGTSNMRGEWNGLQALFLKDYPQAYYVHCFVHRLQLALVAASREVLQIHEFFTQLNSIVTIVSASSKRHDQLQEAQAIENANLVAQNELETGKGVNQISTLQRAGDTRWSSHFNSICSLVKMFTTTNIVLNNIIEDGTTYAQR